The Bacillota bacterium genomic interval TATTCTCAGTATCAGTAAGGTTAAGATTAAGGGCGAATTAGCAGCCAAGATGGAAACAGACGTTGGGTGTATGGGTTATGAAGTAAGAACCTTCAGACTGTCTGATGGTGTCCCTGTAAATTATTCTATTGATACTCTCCATGCCGAAATTGTCCCGGATATTGAGCTGCTGGATAAGCGGAAGGAATACGAATCACTGCTTGATTTCCTTAGTGAGGAACTTGCAATCTTTGCCAAGTATAGCTTAATGTATCTGGATGCCATAGAGGCTCCTGATGAAGTAGCCGAAATACTTCAGGTATCTCCCAAGGCTCCGTTGTTATATTTAGACGGCTTAGTACGCCAAGAAAATGGGAGGTGCGTTTATAACTCTTCAAATTACTTTGTCACTGGTGGGTACAAGTTCACGATTGTTAGGAAAAGATAGGTGTTGGTTCCGACCCCAAAGATCTAATCAAGGCCATTAGCAATGCGTACGGGAAAGATATTTAACAATGGAGTAATCTGGTTTGAATTAGAGAATCCCTGCAGCCAAAAAGCTGCAGGGATTCTTTACTCAACGACCGGTAGCTAGTTGTTGTTTATGGGCTGTGTGTCGGGAAAGCAAAGCAATGGTGCTTTTACCACTGTTCTGTTTTGCTGACAATGACGGCAAAACATTACATCCGGTACGGTCACGTCTTCTTCAAAAATGCCCAGGTTCTCAGCACACCAAGAGCAAATCGCCTGTTGATATAATTTGAGGCGACCGTCCTCGACCAGGTCGCGCAATTGCTGGCAAACAGTTTCTTGATCTAGCCCGGTTGCTGTAGCCACGGCCGACGGGAGAAAGCTAGTGATTCCGGTCTGGGCAAACTTCTGCAGGCATTCATCCACAGTCATTGTGTTCTCCCTCCCTACGTACGGGGATGGTTAGACAGGTGTATAGGCCTGCCTTAATGCATGGTATGAGGAAACCAGGTCAGTTGATACCAAAACCCCTGCCGTTCACCAGTGCACTGGTACGGCAGGGGCTAACTTGTCTTCGGTTTATTCTTTTGTCTCTTTGTCGGCTGCCAGTTGGGCGGGAAGTTCTTCCTGAACAAATCGGAGCGCACGCTCTAGCCGCTCTAAGCATTGTTCACGCCCGAGAAGCTCCATCAGTTCAAA includes:
- a CDS encoding GntR family transcriptional regulator, whose product is MFRRQRLYIRVAETLTEQILSGKIHPGEKLKTEAELCDEFGVSRATIREALGRLESRGLIARKHGIGSFVLGTVGGVVAGLETLESFTDTIRRSGHEACERILSISKVKIKGELAAKMETDVGCMGYEVRTFRLSDGVPVNYSIDTLHAEIVPDIELLDKRKEYESLLDFLSEELAIFAKYSLMYLDAIEAPDEVAEILQVSPKAPLLYLDGLVRQENGRCVYNSSNYFVTGGYKFTIVRKR